A window of Tautonia marina contains these coding sequences:
- a CDS encoding FKBP-type peptidyl-prolyl cis-trans isomerase gives MAQAQTGNTVRIHYTGRLADGTVFDSSDGRQPLEFTIGESQVIPGFEEAVTGMEPGQETTVTIPSDRAYGAHREELVFDVPRAQFPDDLDPQIGQQLQMTNGSQTAVVTVSSLSDGSVTLDANHPLAGKDLTFDIALVEIR, from the coding sequence ATGGCCCAGGCCCAAACCGGCAACACGGTCCGCATTCACTACACCGGCCGGCTGGCCGATGGCACCGTCTTTGACTCCTCGGACGGCCGGCAACCGCTCGAATTCACGATCGGCGAAAGCCAGGTGATTCCCGGTTTTGAGGAGGCCGTCACCGGCATGGAACCGGGGCAGGAAACCACGGTGACGATTCCTTCGGATCGAGCCTACGGCGCTCATCGCGAGGAACTGGTCTTCGATGTTCCTCGGGCCCAGTTCCCCGACGACCTCGACCCCCAGATTGGCCAGCAGTTGCAGATGACCAACGGCAGTCAGACGGCCGTCGTCACCGTGTCGAGCCTCTCGGACGGATCGGTCACGCTCGACGCCAACCACCCGCTCGCGGGCAAGGATCTGACGTTCGACATCGCTCTGGTCGAGATCCGCTGA
- a CDS encoding YkgJ family cysteine cluster protein, whose amino-acid sequence MSNPINDDPDPITTLHQAVDRATRPLDDLHRDRLQCRRGCASCCVDDLTVFPVEADLIRRHHAPLLATGAPHPEGSCAFLDDQGACRIYEHRPYVCRTQGYPLRWLDEADEGDSLIELRDICPLNDVTGPPIEELPSEACWTLGPVEEQLAQLQHQAHGEVSARVRVRLRDLFTRQSGTP is encoded by the coding sequence GTGTCCAACCCGATCAACGACGACCCCGACCCGATCACCACCCTGCACCAGGCGGTCGATCGCGCGACACGCCCGCTCGACGACCTGCACCGCGACCGCCTCCAGTGCCGCCGCGGCTGTGCCTCGTGCTGCGTCGATGATCTCACCGTCTTCCCGGTCGAGGCCGACCTCATCCGCCGTCACCATGCCCCGTTGCTCGCAACCGGCGCCCCCCACCCCGAGGGCTCCTGCGCCTTCCTCGACGATCAGGGGGCGTGCCGCATTTACGAACATCGCCCCTACGTCTGCCGAACGCAGGGCTATCCCCTCCGCTGGCTCGACGAGGCCGACGAAGGCGACTCCCTCATCGAGCTGCGCGACATCTGCCCCCTGAACGACGTGACCGGACCACCCATCGAGGAGCTTCCTTCCGAAGCCTGCTGGACCCTCGGCCCGGTCGAGGAGCAGCTTGCGCAGCTCCAGCACCAGGCCCACGGCGAGGTCTCGGCCCGCGTCCGCGTCCGGCTCCGCGACCTATTCACCCGGCAGTCTGGCACCCCCTGA
- a CDS encoding type IV pilus twitching motility protein PilT — protein MKEVVLGLGHQNSFWSIVQMADEQLRAIHGAPRRMVVRSRGIEITASRPSFEGDFHDFTVRFPQPGMQLMESIRGFAQRSPVACELAEVDGSLVLHCSAPSNETVQQLHDACDLFSHAFPLGEVWRVHGEEYRTTPLSPETLFKAMIKFKASDVHLYPGAPPVFRVDNILRRVQAFESLSSEQIFALIDEIAPEKHAREFAERQQCSFIYHQVGLGYSRVSAFVKASVPHCTMRFLPETIPSFEDLNIPRSAMERLGALHFGLILVTGMTGSGKSTTVASLVDWINSNKSLHILCIEEPVEYVHKSKKSVVSQRDVGEDIGTFHEAVRGALRHDPDVIVIGEMRDPDTIRSAINAAATGHLVISTLHSGTAYEVVNRIVSFFDPVERDLVKLQLRDALKCVICQRLVPKTGGGRLPALEFLFNDTKAVTDAILEGNTIGIKIGMQQDASASFIFEKYLYDLYKKDLISLETARDYASEPAIFDQMKLGTYVIPSLDSMLHR, from the coding sequence ATGAAAGAGGTTGTGCTCGGGCTCGGTCATCAGAACAGCTTCTGGTCGATTGTTCAGATGGCCGACGAGCAACTGCGCGCCATCCACGGGGCCCCCCGTCGGATGGTTGTTCGATCCCGAGGGATCGAGATTACTGCCTCACGCCCCAGCTTCGAGGGAGATTTCCACGACTTCACCGTCCGGTTCCCTCAGCCCGGAATGCAATTGATGGAGTCGATTCGCGGGTTCGCCCAGCGCAGTCCGGTGGCCTGCGAATTGGCCGAGGTCGACGGCTCGCTCGTCCTCCACTGCTCGGCCCCGTCGAATGAGACGGTCCAACAGCTTCACGATGCCTGCGACCTCTTCTCCCACGCCTTCCCCCTGGGCGAGGTCTGGCGCGTTCACGGCGAGGAGTACCGCACCACCCCTCTGAGCCCCGAAACCCTGTTCAAGGCGATGATCAAGTTCAAGGCCAGCGATGTGCACCTCTATCCAGGAGCTCCGCCGGTCTTCCGTGTCGATAACATCCTGCGCCGGGTTCAGGCGTTCGAGTCCCTCTCGTCCGAGCAGATCTTCGCCCTGATCGACGAGATCGCCCCCGAGAAGCATGCCCGGGAATTCGCCGAGCGTCAGCAGTGCAGCTTCATCTACCACCAGGTCGGCCTGGGGTACTCACGCGTCTCGGCCTTCGTTAAGGCCAGCGTCCCGCACTGCACCATGCGCTTCCTGCCTGAAACGATCCCCTCGTTCGAGGACTTGAACATACCCCGATCCGCGATGGAGCGCCTCGGCGCCCTTCACTTTGGCCTCATTCTTGTAACCGGCATGACCGGCAGCGGTAAGTCGACCACGGTCGCCTCGCTCGTCGACTGGATTAACTCCAATAAGTCATTGCATATTCTTTGCATCGAGGAGCCGGTCGAGTACGTCCACAAGAGCAAGAAGTCGGTCGTCTCTCAGCGCGACGTGGGAGAAGACATCGGCACCTTTCACGAGGCCGTCCGAGGCGCCTTGCGACACGACCCCGATGTCATCGTCATCGGCGAGATGCGCGACCCCGATACCATCCGGTCGGCCATCAACGCCGCCGCAACCGGCCACCTCGTGATCAGCACCCTGCACTCAGGGACTGCCTACGAGGTGGTCAACCGAATTGTCAGCTTCTTCGATCCGGTCGAGCGCGACCTGGTCAAGCTCCAGCTTCGAGACGCCTTGAAGTGCGTCATCTGCCAGCGACTCGTCCCGAAAACCGGCGGCGGGCGCCTGCCCGCGCTCGAGTTCCTGTTCAACGATACGAAGGCCGTCACCGATGCCATCCTGGAAGGGAACACCATCGGCATCAAGATTGGCATGCAACAAGATGCCTCAGCTTCGTTTATCTTTGAAAAGTACCTCTACGACCTCTACAAGAAGGATCTCATTTCCCTGGAAACCGCCCGCGATTACGCCTCCGAGCCTGCCATCTTCGACCAGATGAAGCTGGGAACCTACGTCATTCCTTCGCTCGATTCGATGCTCCACCGCTGA
- a CDS encoding site-2 protease family protein gives MFGIPNPTRLDLNFQLFGIPIRVTPFFWLLAAIIGMRFGGETAPENTLIIAACVFLSVLVHELGHGLTAKFGGEQPWIVLHGFGGVCASDREQRGFGARLLVTLMGPVAGFLLAIATVVLWAILNTSNVALSPEVELAFSMLLILNILYSVFNLIPIWPLDGGQLMMTMFDRVSPRHGARRSHIVSFLAAGTGAALAGIWAQNLILTLLLGYLAFTNYVLLSHHHRMIMAEREG, from the coding sequence ATGTTCGGCATTCCGAACCCGACCCGCCTCGATCTGAACTTTCAACTGTTTGGTATCCCGATCCGGGTCACGCCGTTCTTCTGGCTGCTCGCGGCCATCATCGGCATGCGATTCGGTGGGGAAACCGCTCCGGAAAACACCCTCATCATCGCCGCCTGCGTGTTCCTTTCGGTCCTGGTTCACGAACTCGGTCACGGCCTCACCGCAAAGTTCGGCGGTGAGCAACCCTGGATCGTCTTGCACGGCTTCGGCGGTGTCTGTGCGTCCGATCGTGAGCAACGCGGGTTCGGTGCCCGGTTGCTGGTTACCCTGATGGGGCCGGTCGCCGGGTTCCTGCTCGCCATCGCAACAGTTGTTCTCTGGGCGATTCTCAACACCTCCAATGTCGCCCTCAGCCCCGAGGTCGAGCTGGCGTTTTCCATGCTCTTGATCTTGAACATCCTTTACAGTGTCTTCAACCTGATCCCGATCTGGCCGCTCGACGGTGGGCAGCTCATGATGACGATGTTCGATCGCGTCAGCCCTCGCCACGGGGCGCGTCGGTCGCACATCGTCTCGTTCCTGGCCGCCGGCACCGGCGCGGCCCTTGCGGGCATCTGGGCGCAAAATCTGATCCTCACCCTCTTGCTCGGCTACCTCGCGTTCACGAATTACGTCCTGCTCTCTCATCATCACCGCATGATCATGGCCGAGCGCGAGGGTTAA
- a CDS encoding DUF7670 domain-containing protein: protein MDAIVMAPITMAGVARWSGRILSLLSIGLISLFVIGEPPWPWRLTGFEALLLLCFPISVVVGLILAWWREGLGALVAILGVVAFDLVHLAGSGGWPRGPWFLIFASPAAFFLVSWALRRRDR, encoded by the coding sequence ATGGACGCGATTGTCATGGCTCCGATCACGATGGCCGGGGTGGCGCGGTGGTCGGGGAGAATCCTGAGTCTGCTGTCGATCGGGCTGATCAGCCTGTTCGTGATCGGAGAGCCGCCCTGGCCGTGGCGGCTCACCGGGTTCGAGGCGCTGCTGCTGCTCTGCTTCCCGATCTCGGTGGTCGTCGGCCTGATCCTGGCCTGGTGGCGTGAGGGGTTGGGGGCCTTGGTGGCCATTTTGGGGGTGGTCGCGTTTGACCTGGTACACCTGGCCGGTTCGGGAGGATGGCCGAGGGGGCCGTGGTTCCTCATCTTCGCAAGCCCGGCGGCGTTCTTCCTGGTTTCCTGGGCGCTTCGAAGACGGGATCGCTGA
- a CDS encoding DUF433 domain-containing protein has product MATITYPHLIETAEGTPIIEGTRIKVLFIARERLAGKDADAIQRLLPDLTLGQIHSALAYYYDHQTEMDEEIARRDRMFEQRKAEAAESPLKRKLKDRGLIP; this is encoded by the coding sequence ATGGCCACAATCACCTACCCGCACCTCATTGAGACTGCCGAAGGAACTCCAATCATTGAGGGGACGCGCATCAAGGTCCTGTTCATCGCCCGCGAACGTCTTGCCGGGAAGGATGCCGACGCCATCCAGCGCCTCCTTCCCGACCTGACGCTGGGTCAAATCCATTCGGCTCTGGCCTATTATTATGACCATCAAACCGAGATGGATGAGGAGATCGCGCGGCGAGATCGGATGTTCGAGCAGCGGAAGGCCGAGGCGGCCGAGTCTCCTCTGAAGCGGAAGCTCAAGGACCGAGGATTGATTCCGTGA
- a CDS encoding sulfatase family protein, which translates to MTVLRLRRLIVLGVVGLVFLALGSGSATAEDPSKTPPNVVLIISDDHAWTDYGFMGHPAVQTPRLDRLASESLTFSRGYVPSSLCCPSLASIITGLFPHQHKITSNDPPIPEGMTNAEFYRSSFFTEGREVMNRHMEAVPTLPRLLAERDYLSLQTGKWWQGHYSRGGFTHGMTQGQRHGDEGLVIGRETMEPIEAFVAEAKAQDRPFFLWYAPFLPHTPHNPPERLLERYQDVAPTPSIARYWAMIEWFDETCGELIDLIDEEGLAENTIILYVSDNGWTQDPEGPGFIRSKRSPYDTGLRSPIMVRWPGQVEPRFSHELASSVDLAPTILKAVGLEPTEAMPGINLLDVEAVARRRTIFGANYEHNAIDLDDPAANLRERWVIDGPWKLIVPTELSELTEPELYQLDADPAELRNLAEAQTERVGQMMETLNQWWTPRP; encoded by the coding sequence ATGACGGTCTTGAGACTCCGAAGGCTCATCGTGCTTGGTGTCGTCGGCTTGGTGTTCCTGGCTCTGGGAAGCGGCTCGGCAACGGCCGAAGACCCCAGCAAGACGCCGCCGAACGTGGTCCTCATCATCTCGGATGATCACGCCTGGACCGATTACGGCTTCATGGGGCATCCGGCGGTGCAGACGCCTCGGCTCGATCGCCTGGCGAGCGAGAGCCTGACCTTCAGCCGGGGGTACGTGCCGTCGAGCCTCTGCTGCCCGAGCCTCGCAAGCATCATCACCGGCCTGTTTCCGCATCAACATAAGATCACGAGCAACGATCCGCCGATTCCGGAGGGGATGACCAACGCCGAGTTTTACCGATCGTCCTTCTTCACCGAGGGTCGAGAGGTGATGAACCGGCACATGGAAGCCGTCCCGACCTTGCCGAGGCTGCTGGCCGAGCGCGATTACCTGAGCCTTCAGACAGGCAAGTGGTGGCAGGGGCATTACTCCCGAGGAGGGTTCACCCACGGCATGACCCAGGGGCAGCGGCACGGCGATGAGGGACTGGTCATCGGTCGGGAAACGATGGAGCCGATCGAAGCGTTCGTGGCCGAGGCGAAGGCACAAGACCGCCCCTTCTTCCTCTGGTATGCGCCGTTCTTGCCCCACACGCCCCACAACCCGCCCGAGCGCTTGCTGGAGCGGTATCAAGACGTCGCCCCGACGCCGTCGATCGCCCGCTACTGGGCCATGATTGAATGGTTTGATGAGACGTGTGGCGAGCTGATCGACCTGATCGACGAGGAAGGGTTGGCGGAGAATACGATCATTCTTTATGTCTCAGACAACGGCTGGACGCAGGACCCCGAGGGGCCGGGGTTCATTCGGTCGAAGCGGTCGCCGTACGATACGGGACTGCGCAGCCCGATCATGGTCCGATGGCCGGGCCAGGTCGAGCCGCGCTTCTCGCACGAGCTGGCCAGCTCGGTTGACCTGGCCCCGACGATCCTCAAGGCGGTGGGGCTGGAACCGACCGAGGCGATGCCGGGGATCAACCTGCTCGATGTCGAGGCCGTGGCGCGTCGGCGAACGATCTTCGGCGCGAACTATGAACACAACGCCATCGATCTCGATGATCCGGCCGCCAACCTGCGCGAACGATGGGTAATCGACGGCCCGTGGAAGCTGATCGTGCCGACGGAATTGAGCGAATTGACCGAGCCCGAGCTGTACCAGCTCGACGCCGATCCGGCCGAATTGCGCAATCTGGCCGAGGCGCAAACCGAACGGGTTGGGCAGATGATGGAGACGCTCAACCAGTGGTGGACCCCGCGTCCGTGA
- a CDS encoding MATE family efflux transporter: MDRLGSRQGGTRGAFVQKIRDGLAVELPPMLRLAGPVVLAELGWMGMGLVDTMFVGRLSAEAIGAVGIGHAVFFVTTIAGMGLLLGLDTLISHAFGAGKLDECRKWLRHGIYLALVLCPPLMLVCWLAGGQLERMGIDPAVRPEAETYVRLVTLSLPPLLLYTAFRRYLQAQNRTGAIVFALVSANVVNLVVNWLLIFGNLGFPRLGVAGAAWATVLSRGWMALVLLLEIVRIDWKLGPEAWRGGWRPERRRFRSLVALGLPVAGQLMLEMGAFATATFLVGRLDPASLAAHQIALNVASLTFMVPLGISSAAAVRVGQAIGRNDPGGAGRAGWSALALGTVFMMVAAITFVLVPRGILSIFTDQGEVIAVGVVLLWVAAVFQLSDSVQVIATGALRGSGDTRTPMFANLAAHWAIGLPIGVGLCFGLKVGVIGMWIGLSIGLIVAGTLLLWAWSRRVAGLRPDRPSVVEAATVETGGVRPPRVGSTPIEGAPASRVASSGQGGSTTIA, from the coding sequence ATGGATCGGCTCGGGTCGAGGCAGGGGGGGACCCGAGGGGCCTTCGTGCAGAAAATCCGCGATGGGCTGGCGGTGGAATTACCGCCGATGCTCCGGCTGGCCGGGCCGGTGGTGCTGGCCGAGCTGGGATGGATGGGCATGGGACTGGTCGACACGATGTTCGTCGGCCGGCTCAGTGCCGAGGCGATCGGCGCGGTCGGGATCGGCCATGCGGTCTTCTTCGTGACGACGATCGCGGGGATGGGGCTGTTGCTCGGGCTCGATACGCTCATCTCGCACGCCTTCGGCGCGGGGAAGCTGGACGAGTGCCGCAAGTGGCTCCGACATGGGATTTACCTGGCGCTGGTCCTCTGTCCGCCGTTGATGCTCGTCTGCTGGCTGGCCGGGGGGCAACTGGAGCGGATGGGGATTGATCCGGCCGTCCGACCCGAGGCGGAAACGTACGTCCGGCTGGTGACGCTCAGCTTACCGCCGTTGCTGCTTTACACGGCCTTTCGGCGCTACTTGCAGGCGCAGAACCGAACCGGGGCGATCGTCTTTGCCCTGGTCTCGGCCAATGTGGTGAACCTGGTCGTCAACTGGCTTTTGATCTTCGGCAACCTCGGGTTCCCGAGGCTCGGGGTGGCCGGGGCCGCCTGGGCGACCGTCCTTTCTCGGGGGTGGATGGCCCTGGTCCTGCTGCTGGAGATCGTCCGGATCGACTGGAAACTCGGCCCAGAGGCCTGGCGAGGCGGCTGGAGGCCCGAGCGTCGGCGGTTCCGGTCGCTCGTGGCGCTCGGCTTGCCGGTCGCCGGTCAGTTGATGCTTGAGATGGGGGCGTTTGCCACGGCGACGTTCCTGGTCGGTCGGCTCGATCCGGCCTCGCTGGCGGCGCATCAGATCGCCCTGAACGTGGCGAGCCTGACGTTCATGGTTCCGCTCGGCATCAGCTCGGCCGCGGCGGTGCGGGTTGGCCAGGCGATCGGCCGCAACGACCCGGGCGGGGCAGGTCGGGCCGGATGGTCGGCCCTGGCGCTGGGAACGGTGTTCATGATGGTCGCGGCGATCACGTTTGTGTTGGTGCCGAGGGGGATTCTTTCGATCTTCACCGATCAAGGCGAAGTGATCGCTGTCGGGGTGGTCTTGCTGTGGGTCGCGGCGGTGTTTCAACTGTCCGACAGTGTTCAGGTGATTGCCACCGGAGCCTTGCGCGGCTCGGGAGACACCCGCACGCCGATGTTCGCCAACCTGGCCGCCCACTGGGCGATCGGCCTGCCCATCGGTGTGGGCCTTTGCTTCGGCCTGAAGGTGGGCGTGATCGGCATGTGGATTGGCCTGTCGATCGGGCTGATCGTGGCGGGAACGCTCCTGCTCTGGGCCTGGTCGAGACGGGTCGCGGGCTTGCGACCGGATCGACCGAGCGTGGTGGAAGCCGCCACGGTCGAGACGGGGGGAGTTCGACCGCCCAGAGTGGGATCGACGCCCATCGAAGGCGCTCCCGCCTCGCGCGTTGCGTCATCTGGTCAGGGGGGCTCGACCACGATAGCATGA
- a CDS encoding Uma2 family endonuclease, producing the protein MASITSDAPTILSDEELDTPEVMTLPDLFEVIDGVVVESPPMGLDEGLLANELKRFLDAYLAQHPAGRALTEILFDLSPAVSRSRRPDAAFISFDRWPKGKRLGRGIAMPATPEIAAEVVSPGDGAADLMDKLHEYFAAGAQLVWIVYPSVEQVYVYDSVSTVRILGRADRLDGGAVLPGFQLPLAELFGPPAEAGA; encoded by the coding sequence GGAACTGGATACCCCGGAGGTGATGACGCTACCGGACCTGTTCGAGGTGATCGACGGCGTGGTAGTGGAGAGTCCCCCGATGGGTCTGGACGAAGGACTGCTTGCAAACGAGCTCAAGCGATTTCTTGATGCGTACCTCGCCCAGCACCCGGCGGGCCGGGCACTCACGGAAATTCTCTTTGATCTGAGTCCGGCGGTGAGTCGGAGTCGTCGACCCGATGCGGCGTTCATCAGTTTTGATCGATGGCCGAAGGGGAAGCGACTGGGACGAGGAATCGCGATGCCCGCGACGCCCGAAATCGCTGCCGAAGTTGTGAGCCCCGGCGACGGAGCGGCCGATCTGATGGACAAGCTCCACGAATACTTCGCCGCCGGCGCGCAACTGGTCTGGATCGTCTATCCGAGCGTTGAACAGGTTTACGTGTATGACTCGGTTTCGACTGTTCGCATCCTCGGCCGGGCCGACCGGCTCGACGGGGGGGCGGTGCTGCCGGGATTTCAGTTGCCGCTGGCCGAGCTGTTCGGCCCACCGGCCGAAGCGGGAGCCTGA
- a CDS encoding N-acetylglucosamine-6-phosphate deacetylase, whose product MSAIVARHVTDGRWTRVSFDGPKIASVEPADGPEAITPDDSWIAPALWDIQTNGRLGVSFSDPTLTVEQVRDIVLAQDADGSARICPTLITAPIDDMRHGVATIAAACEADPQVAHRVAGIHLEGPFLSPDDGYRGAHPIEAIRDPDWTLFQQLQAASGGRVTILTLAPERPGALDLIKRVADSGVTVALGHSAADPETIRRAADAGARLSTHLGNGIVALLPRHPNPIWTQAAEDRLCASLIADGHHLDDDVIRVLVRAKTPERVVLVSDASPLAGLPPGTYGRWAVEASGRVVVAGTPYLAGANRPLPIGIDRLMQAAGLSASEAIACASTRPARLIGQPEPVIAPGAPADLIRFTLPGGRFRLMETMVAGQSTPASPETCPTDDRNARG is encoded by the coding sequence GTGTCTGCAATCGTTGCCCGCCATGTGACCGATGGTCGCTGGACTCGCGTCAGCTTCGACGGCCCGAAGATCGCCTCGGTCGAACCCGCCGACGGCCCCGAGGCGATCACCCCCGACGACTCCTGGATCGCCCCGGCCCTCTGGGACATCCAGACCAACGGCCGCCTCGGCGTCTCGTTCTCCGACCCGACCCTGACCGTCGAGCAGGTCCGCGACATCGTCCTCGCGCAGGATGCCGACGGCTCGGCGCGCATCTGCCCGACCCTCATCACCGCCCCGATCGACGACATGCGGCACGGCGTCGCCACCATCGCCGCCGCCTGCGAGGCCGATCCCCAGGTCGCCCACCGCGTCGCCGGTATCCACCTGGAAGGCCCCTTCCTCTCTCCCGACGACGGCTACCGCGGCGCCCACCCGATCGAGGCCATCCGAGACCCCGACTGGACCCTGTTCCAGCAGCTTCAAGCGGCCAGCGGTGGCCGGGTCACCATCCTCACCCTCGCCCCGGAACGGCCGGGAGCGCTTGACCTGATCAAGCGCGTGGCCGATTCGGGCGTCACGGTTGCCCTTGGCCACTCGGCCGCCGATCCCGAGACGATCCGCCGCGCCGCCGATGCCGGGGCTCGCCTCAGCACCCACCTCGGCAACGGCATTGTCGCCCTGCTTCCGAGGCATCCGAACCCGATCTGGACCCAGGCCGCCGAGGACCGCCTTTGCGCCTCGCTCATTGCCGACGGCCACCACCTCGACGACGACGTGATCCGCGTTCTCGTCCGCGCCAAGACTCCCGAGCGGGTCGTCCTGGTTAGCGACGCCAGCCCCCTGGCCGGCTTGCCGCCGGGAACCTACGGCCGATGGGCCGTCGAGGCGTCGGGCCGGGTCGTCGTGGCCGGCACGCCGTACCTGGCCGGAGCGAACCGCCCCTTACCCATCGGCATCGACCGATTGATGCAGGCCGCCGGCCTCTCGGCGAGCGAGGCGATCGCCTGCGCCTCCACCAGACCGGCCCGGTTGATCGGCCAGCCCGAGCCGGTCATCGCCCCCGGGGCTCCGGCCGACCTCATCCGCTTCACTCTGCCCGGCGGTCGCTTCCGGTTGATGGAAACGATGGTGGCCGGCCAGTCCACCCCTGCCTCTCCCGAAACCTGCCCGACCGACGACCGCAACGCCCGGGGCTGA
- a CDS encoding pentapeptide repeat-containing protein: MDTTEPIERDETPRPSESEPNACDRVSDAEAQRNGSRKELRADEAEQKIRDGVPINHAVIVGRLRLRGTFEKAVRLQNVEIPNLIIDGAVFAEEVVFRSCRLNRPIIQRKTRFDGGLSMQGSELLRAKFDDVKIQGKANFQSVRFRSKLDILRVRFFEAVNFWEARFDGWVDFKMCRFDGLADFRSICADEGFSIRTCHFAGDFLVRGASVAKKFEFNDSVFEGMIDFSKAKLNDYVYLESITLGDGARFAFWNAVAERVQIRPEQLEGRIASECENDHAKAMCEYGLLKRNYEALHRHEEEDWAFYHFKVNERRSKPRAWTRPWSKLSQAFEWLVLDLGCRYGTSPFRTVAAAAVMIVAFSLVYMMGVTLLPLEAGKIPFDGEPTTLANRVVIGLVTSVSAFTDGLGSLRETAKGWMNLFLVAESLLGTLVWGLFIVAFSRKVIR, encoded by the coding sequence ATGGACACCACCGAACCGATCGAACGGGACGAGACGCCGCGTCCGTCCGAATCGGAGCCGAACGCTTGCGACCGAGTTTCCGACGCCGAAGCGCAGCGCAACGGCTCGCGGAAGGAGCTGCGGGCCGACGAGGCCGAGCAGAAGATCCGCGACGGGGTTCCGATCAACCATGCCGTGATCGTCGGGCGGCTCCGCCTGCGAGGAACATTTGAGAAAGCGGTGCGGTTGCAGAACGTCGAGATTCCAAACCTCATCATTGACGGCGCGGTTTTCGCCGAGGAGGTCGTCTTCCGAAGCTGCCGCCTGAACCGGCCGATCATCCAGCGCAAGACGCGGTTCGACGGCGGTCTGTCGATGCAGGGGAGCGAGCTTCTCCGGGCGAAGTTCGACGACGTGAAGATTCAGGGCAAGGCGAATTTTCAGAGCGTCCGCTTCCGGAGCAAGCTGGACATCCTTCGCGTGCGCTTCTTCGAGGCGGTGAACTTCTGGGAGGCGCGGTTCGACGGCTGGGTCGATTTCAAGATGTGCCGGTTCGACGGCCTGGCCGACTTCCGGAGCATTTGCGCCGACGAGGGATTTTCCATCCGCACCTGCCACTTTGCCGGCGATTTCCTCGTTCGAGGGGCCAGCGTGGCCAAGAAGTTCGAGTTCAACGATTCGGTGTTTGAGGGGATGATTGACTTCTCAAAAGCCAAGCTGAACGATTACGTGTACCTGGAATCGATCACGCTTGGCGACGGTGCCCGGTTCGCCTTCTGGAACGCCGTGGCCGAGCGCGTGCAGATTCGTCCCGAGCAACTGGAGGGGCGGATTGCCAGCGAGTGTGAAAACGATCATGCCAAGGCCATGTGCGAATATGGCTTGTTGAAGCGGAACTACGAGGCGTTGCACCGTCATGAGGAGGAAGACTGGGCCTTCTACCACTTCAAGGTCAACGAGCGCCGATCGAAGCCGAGGGCCTGGACCCGGCCGTGGTCGAAGCTGAGCCAGGCGTTTGAGTGGCTCGTGCTCGACCTGGGTTGCCGATACGGCACCAGTCCGTTTCGGACGGTGGCCGCGGCGGCGGTGATGATCGTCGCGTTCAGCCTTGTGTACATGATGGGCGTGACCCTGCTGCCGCTCGAAGCCGGGAAGATTCCCTTCGACGGCGAGCCGACAACGCTGGCCAACCGGGTCGTCATCGGGCTGGTCACCAGCGTTTCCGCCTTCACCGACGGCCTGGGAAGCCTTCGAGAGACGGCCAAGGGGTGGATGAACCTGTTCCTGGTGGCGGAATCCTTGCTCGGGACGCTCGTCTGGGGCCTGTTCATCGTGGCCTTTAGCCGGAAGGTGATTCGTTGA
- a CDS encoding DUF5615 family PIN-like protein, with product MSLRLYLDHHVPSAVAEGLRRRGIDVLTYTEDGTTRWDDERLLARATELDRILYSQDDDLLEIAHRWMAEGREFAGLAYAHQHRITLGEAVRDLELLALAASPEDLRNHVEFLPYS from the coding sequence GTGAGCCTCCGGCTGTATCTCGATCATCACGTCCCGTCTGCCGTGGCCGAGGGGCTCCGACGGCGAGGAATCGACGTGCTCACCTACACCGAGGACGGAACGACTCGATGGGATGACGAGCGGTTGTTGGCCCGTGCGACCGAACTCGATCGCATCCTGTACTCTCAAGACGATGATTTGCTGGAAATTGCCCACCGCTGGATGGCCGAAGGGAGGGAATTCGCCGGCCTGGCTTACGCTCACCAACACCGCATCACCCTTGGCGAAGCGGTTCGGGATTTGGAACTTCTCGCACTGGCTGCATCACCCGAGGATCTGAGGAACCACGTCGAGTTCCTGCCATACTCGTAA